A window of the Synechococcus sp. LTW-R genome harbors these coding sequences:
- a CDS encoding CAAD domain-containing protein — translation MADAAAPQPDAEQQPELEALETGASEATPDLSETVAAEADAPADVIQAEPIVEVVEEKQEEAPPVPAAVLEEPAAPEPEPEPANVWTPQVASTTDVPASPAAVSSEGEGGEWELLVEKVKQWIASGQIQQQWETARTPITLLAGLIGVLLVLRVYSALLGVVESLPLLPGLLELVGVISVVRFSLTRLVKSSDRHEVIDGLKQRWSSFRGNR, via the coding sequence ATGGCTGATGCTGCTGCCCCCCAGCCGGACGCCGAGCAGCAGCCCGAACTCGAGGCTCTGGAGACCGGCGCGTCAGAAGCGACCCCTGACTTGAGCGAAACCGTCGCCGCCGAAGCCGACGCCCCGGCCGACGTCATTCAGGCCGAGCCGATCGTTGAGGTGGTGGAAGAGAAGCAAGAGGAGGCACCCCCGGTCCCCGCAGCCGTCCTTGAGGAGCCGGCAGCCCCCGAGCCCGAGCCCGAGCCGGCGAACGTCTGGACCCCACAGGTGGCGAGCACGACCGATGTTCCGGCCAGCCCTGCAGCCGTGTCCTCGGAAGGAGAGGGCGGCGAGTGGGAACTGCTGGTCGAGAAGGTCAAGCAGTGGATCGCCAGCGGCCAAATCCAGCAGCAGTGGGAGACGGCCCGCACCCCCATCACCCTGCTGGCGGGGCTGATCGGCGTCCTGCTGGTCCTGCGCGTCTACAGCGCCCTGCTGGGGGTGGTTGAAAGCCTGCCGCTGCTCCCCGGACTGCTGGAGCTAGTCGGGGTCATCAGCGTGGTTCGCTTCAGCCTGACCCGCCTGGTCAAGAGCAGCGATCGCCATGAGGTCATCGATGGCCTGAAGCAGCGCTGGAGCAGCTTTCGGGGCAATCGGTAG
- a CDS encoding homocysteine biosynthesis protein, which translates to MSSSPGTIPNRSETELQQWQREGRLQVRSATAFRALAQEQGLEQAYRETHVVVASDAELTQQASLVLHLGPSDPPIRVRQVRFGPAEGHGGHGNTDLLIPMGSGGAPLLSALLKGQRLPLSIGGAPSQQQPKVELETELGLAEIPCGRLLLHRGICENGVVAVSSREGLTPTPWGPVLGPWTSALYSCRGPGSIGLSMPGLQDLGAGSPVLVGGAIGWVSGPGSGHNPATKRSPSGHALGPGACCALQVDLHGLKPSAIRSTRLPDGSSGLLVAIAAPIPLLNRSRAEQLLAPAEALSAPLLDFGIPRRVRPSPASATYAELLSGSIRLGERQLSAAPAHSPRLAEEAAAQLQEMLQSGDFPLRLPLAPLPSDRTVRALN; encoded by the coding sequence GTGTCTTCCTCCCCTGGGACCATTCCCAATCGGAGCGAGACCGAGCTGCAGCAGTGGCAGCGTGAGGGGCGGCTCCAGGTCCGCAGCGCGACAGCGTTCCGTGCGCTCGCCCAAGAGCAGGGACTCGAGCAGGCCTACCGCGAAACCCATGTGGTCGTCGCCAGCGATGCCGAGCTCACGCAGCAGGCCTCCTTGGTGCTGCATCTGGGCCCCAGCGACCCACCGATCCGGGTGCGCCAAGTGCGATTTGGCCCCGCCGAAGGTCATGGCGGCCACGGCAATACCGACCTGTTAATTCCGATGGGATCGGGGGGAGCCCCCCTGCTCAGCGCCCTGCTGAAGGGTCAACGCCTCCCTCTCTCGATCGGCGGGGCCCCAAGCCAGCAGCAGCCCAAGGTCGAGCTGGAAACCGAACTGGGATTAGCGGAGATCCCCTGCGGCCGCCTGCTGCTGCACCGCGGCATCTGCGAAAACGGCGTCGTGGCCGTCAGCAGCCGGGAAGGACTGACGCCGACGCCCTGGGGGCCGGTGCTGGGGCCATGGACCAGCGCCCTCTACAGCTGTAGGGGCCCCGGCAGCATTGGTCTGAGCATGCCTGGACTCCAGGACCTCGGAGCGGGATCCCCTGTGCTGGTTGGAGGAGCGATCGGCTGGGTCAGTGGACCGGGGAGCGGTCACAACCCCGCAACCAAACGCAGCCCCAGTGGCCATGCCCTTGGCCCAGGGGCCTGCTGCGCCCTTCAGGTGGACCTCCACGGGCTGAAGCCTTCGGCGATCCGCTCCACCCGTTTGCCCGATGGCAGTAGCGGGCTGCTGGTGGCCATTGCCGCACCCATTCCGCTGTTGAACCGCAGCAGGGCCGAGCAACTGCTGGCTCCAGCAGAGGCACTCTCCGCACCTCTGTTGGACTTCGGGATCCCACGGCGCGTCCGCCCCAGCCCAGCGAGCGCGACCTACGCAGAACTCCTCAGCGGCAGCATTCGTCTTGGCGAGCGGCAACTCAGCGCCGCACCGGCCCACAGCCCGAGGCTGGCGGAAGAGGCGGCCGCCCAACTCCAGGAAATGCTGCAAAGCGGAGACTTCCCCCTGCGCTTGCCCCTCGCCCCGCTCCCCAGTGATCGGACTGTGCGGGCGCTGAACTAA